The following proteins come from a genomic window of Natrinema saccharevitans:
- a CDS encoding DUF7333 family protein, translating into MEFDLPKTAVAFLVVIGIGIGGMFATPMGTDTVLMMVAPSMIVFGLIMTLLGIKHGEYRATN; encoded by the coding sequence ATGGAGTTCGATCTTCCAAAGACCGCAGTCGCGTTTCTCGTCGTGATCGGGATCGGTATCGGGGGCATGTTCGCTACGCCGATGGGAACGGACACGGTATTGATGATGGTTGCGCCGTCGATGATTGTATTTGGATTAATAATGACTCTTTTGGGCATCAAACACGGCGAGTACCGCGCCACCAACTAG
- a CDS encoding aldo/keto reductase: MEDADTVASETCPTTNGMPMLGLGTWQNDDPDQCAESVRTALETGYRHIDTAQAYDNEEAVGEGIAAADVDREEVFLATKVWISNLAHDDVLETARASLDRLGVDYVDLLYVHWPSGEYNPEGSLSALSELYDEGLIENVGVSNFRPVDLEVAVDVCDAPILANQVELHPLLPQAEIREACENYDVEVVGYSPLARGQVFDQPEIQDVAEKHGVTEAQISLAWAREKGVTAIPKATSADHIADNWASLTVDLDREDIDTIDAIDETSREVDPDFAPWN, translated from the coding sequence ATGGAAGACGCCGACACAGTCGCATCCGAAACGTGTCCGACGACGAACGGCATGCCGATGCTCGGCCTCGGTACCTGGCAGAACGACGATCCCGACCAGTGTGCTGAGAGCGTTCGCACGGCTCTCGAGACGGGGTATCGACACATCGACACCGCACAGGCCTACGACAACGAGGAGGCGGTCGGCGAAGGGATCGCCGCCGCCGACGTCGACCGCGAGGAGGTCTTCCTCGCGACCAAGGTCTGGATCTCGAACCTCGCCCACGACGACGTCCTCGAGACGGCCCGGGCGAGCCTCGACCGGCTCGGCGTCGACTACGTCGACCTGCTGTACGTCCACTGGCCCTCCGGGGAGTACAATCCCGAGGGGTCCCTCTCGGCCCTCTCGGAGCTGTACGACGAGGGTCTGATCGAGAACGTCGGTGTGAGCAACTTCCGCCCCGTGGATCTCGAGGTAGCCGTCGACGTCTGTGACGCGCCGATCCTCGCGAATCAGGTCGAACTCCACCCGCTGTTGCCTCAGGCGGAGATCCGGGAGGCTTGCGAGAACTACGACGTCGAGGTCGTCGGCTACTCGCCGCTGGCCCGCGGGCAGGTGTTCGACCAGCCCGAGATCCAAGACGTCGCCGAGAAACACGGCGTCACCGAGGCGCAGATCAGTCTGGCCTGGGCCCGCGAGAAGGGCGTCACGGCGATCCCGAAGGCGACCAGCGCGGACCACATCGCCGACAACTGGGCCTCGCTAACCGTCGACCTCGACCGGGAGGACATCGACACGATCGACGCCATCGACGAGACGAGCCGCGAGGTCGATCCCGACTTCGCGCCCTGGAACTGA